Part of the Pieris napi chromosome 23, ilPieNapi1.2, whole genome shotgun sequence genome is shown below.
AGGAGCACAAACACCTGCAAAAACGGGAGCACAGAGAAAAACAGAAGAGTTGAGGTTTAGGAGGAAACGATGCTCGACTGGCCACTATTCATTGGTCCATTTCACAAACTTTGCACAACACAAATTTTTCCCATctcatgtttttttgtaatttaaatttttattgaatttgttTACTTCCATGCAATTTCGCAACATATTCCatttataatcattaatatatatttctaaattcttataaataaaatttttgatgttgtcacttttttttttgtcctGAATTAGaaggtatattttgtatgtgggTATCCCCGACAACAAAGGTTGTGGAGCACCTGAAATATGGAAATAACTACTTTGTAAAATATGATattgaaagaaatataaatcgTAGTCAAAttcttgaatatatttttattatagactaCGACTTctttagaattaaaattaaacccatttgtaattattttctttataattatataattttttttattatagaacatatgataaaagtaaaataaggaTTATCCATTAGTGTATAAAACGAATGTATATAATTAGTATGAGTATTCTCCTCTCCGTCGGATATAGTAATGGGAAATGCCATAGCAATTGGTaaactgaaatataaataaaattggtttgtaaaatatagtaaaaataaatctaataatgaTACTTATTCTAAATGATTCATGATTCGTGCAATGGTCTTAAACGATTTGCATGCACTATTTGGTTTCTTCCATTCTTTCTGATTAATTTTCATTGAATCCTATTCTGACAATAAGATAAGGACCTTCCCATTTCGAATCTAACTTATTAGGCTGCCTACGCACTGGCGACCATAGACGCGGCCAGGCCGCCGCGGCCATGGTCGCCGGTGCGTAGGCAAGCGCGACATGTGGACGGCCGAAAAATTTGCAGTCGACTTCCAAGGATGTGTCAAGATGGACGTGCAGAAGATAATCACGCTAACTGTGCTTGTGTATTTACTACGAAAACGAAAACGGAAGATTTCACGTAAAAGACAGTTTTGGGTGCATCCATTACTTTGCGAGAGAAAGACTAAAggattatattatacttattttttggatttaaaaatgtatgagaAGAGATTCTTTAATTACATGAGAATGTCAACGAATACTTTTAACCTGTTACTGGATacaataaaaccaaaaattaCTGGAACTGGTAACAACTATCGGAAATGCATTCCAGCAGAAGAAAAATTAGTAATAACAATAAGGTaagctttttcttttttaaatacagaatgtttaaaaaatacgtgatatattttaaaggatGTTTCGGAATGGAGTATTGTGtacaggaaaaataaaaataatgtgatagggccttttttttacttaaactgCTAAAcggatttttttgtaaatttgaattatacaAGACTTGATTCTGAATCACCCTAAACCACCACTGTTGCGTTTTTCACAACAACCTGTATAATTCATTGACCAAGGTTTtgccactttaaaaaatttatgaactATTGTTCAGTAGTATTCTACTTTACGACTTTGAAAAGGAGAGGAAAAGGGCTTGcttataacatgtttttaaatattaaaaaactgaagtagataatcaaattatttgtattttcataacttaaaaaatggCAATTGTGAACAATTAATCATTCAAATTGGGAAATAGGTCTATCATTTCTGAATTTTGAGAAATATCAGAATAATGAGTATGAGTATCGCTGTAATTTGAATCATCTGATATCCTGTTGGTAGTAGAATAACCTGAATAACTCGGTCGATTTGTAGGTGTACAGTTCGGttggtatttttctataatttccATGATTTCCATTTTCGCTTTGGTCTTCATTGCAGCAGGGATTGTTTGAAATCTTTCGAGGAGGGATAAAAGAAACAGTCTGTCACAATTTGAATCATTCTGTGTAGTCGCTATGGTCTTATGCAGAACTGAAATTAGAGGGTCTGTATCGGATTCTTCgtttggtatttttttcttccttTTTGTTCTAAGCGACTTTGATGCAGACTGTTGAGTCTCAAGATCAGAAGATCTTGCACTTTCATTTTCTTGACTTGCCTCTTCGAGACTATTTTCTGTTGCGTTTGTGTCCAGCACTGATTTCAAAAACAGTAATTGGTTGAAATAGGTGTATTGTGATTTACGTTTTGCAGCAGAACCACTTTTGACATCTTTAAGACGGCGCAGCTCTCTTGTGAAACAGTCTCTAAGGTTTTTCCATCTTTTTTGGAGAGTAATGCctgtaaatcaataaataaatgtagtacatattacaaaactaatattatgtttattaatgtgaattttattttcaggtaTTTGGCTACTGGGTGTTCTTTATCTCATATAAGTCATGAATACCGTATAGGGCTTCCTACAGTATCGGAAATAGTATTTGATGTTTGTGAAGCAATATGGGAGATATTAAAACCAATTGTGATGCCACAATTGACCAGAGATAAGTGGATTCAAACGGCTGAAGGTTTTCAAAAATACGCCCAATTTCCTAATTGCATCGGAGCCATCGACGGCAAGCACATTAGAGTTATCAAACCACAACATTCGGGATCtctttattacaattacaagaattatttttcaatcgtGTTACTTGCAATATGtgatgtaaattataaatttctttacGTAGATATTGGAGCATACGGCAAATGCAGTGATTCGTCAATTTACAAAGACTCTGTATTTTATCATAGGCTTTTAAATAATGATCTCGATATTCCGAGCAATAACCCCATCAAAGAAAATGGCCAATCAATGCCGTTCGTTTTAGTGGGTGATGAGGCGTTTTCACTATCGGAACATATGATGCGACCGTATGCTGGGAGAAACTTGAATAATGTAAagactaattttaattatcgacTATCCCGTGCCCGCCGCTATATTGAATGTACATTTGGAATATTAGCCAATAAATGGCAGATTCTTCACCGACCCCTAAACGTCAAGAAAGAATTTGCAGTTGTGATTATAAAAGCTCTATGTGTGCTTCATAATTTTGTGCGAGAAAGAGACGGATATGATTTCAAGGACACGTTAACTGTACCAGAGGCTTTATTAGAAATACCTGCATGTTTACCTAATAGAGCAAATAGAACATCAACCGAATATCGAGATATATTCGCAAACTACTTCAGTACCGATGGTCGCTTGCCCTGGcacaatttgtaaatatatggGTGCTCGCCGCGAGCCGCCATTGCGCGCCGTAAACAAAATGGCGTCGAACGCACATGCGGTATGagtaatctttttaaaaagttattccaATCATTACGAAAACCTGGGAAATTTTAGCAAATAATTGTCAAAACTCATGTGCAAAGCGAAAAatagtagaaataaaaaagttatacttttgACAATTACCTATTTGCTAAAATTTCTTAGATTTTGAATGAACGgaacaactttaaaaaaaaatcactcaTGTCACATATACGTGTCGAATGCTACTACAGCACCTGCTGCGTTTATTGTAGTTCATcgcattattaatttacttaggcataataaaataaaatactaaccaAGTTCTGCCTTTTCTTTATCTTCCATGGATTCACCGCCAAATATATCGACCACTTCAAGCCACAACTGCCGCTTAACATCTTTATTGGAGTAATCATTTGATGCTAAATCCCATAAACCTCTTCTATTTTCAACTTCAATTATGAACCTTTCCGTGTCGAAATTGGCCATTGTAAAATAATCACTCTGTAGCTAGCTACACGTCTGGTCGCCGCGGCCGATGCGGTAGCACTGATGAATTTTAATACAGAAGTGATGTTCTCGACGGCCACGATTGGTCGCTGGTCGCGTGGCATCAAATTGGACGCCGCGGCCAACGGTGGCCGCTGGTCGCTGGCCGCTAAGTGCGTAGGGGCTATAGCGATTGCCATATAAAGTCCAGAATTCACTGGCCGCCGCGGCTAGGTCGCGCGGCTTCCCCAAGCCGACTGGTCATCGTGGGGAAAAATGACCACGACCctctaaaggaaaaaaataacactaacatgaaaaataacactaacatGAAAAACAAAGTAAATGACATCCACATAGCAACTATTAACTGTCGATCTCTTAGAACACCTGAAAAACTCCAAGAACTAGAGCTGGCAATAGAAGAGTTAAAGTGGGATATTATAGGTATTAGCGAAATGCGCAGATTTGGAGAAGGTATAGAAAACCATGGCAAATACGTACTACATTATAAAGGGGAGACGCCCGGGCTGTATGGAGTTGGATTCATGGTGAAAGCAAATCTAGTCAACAACATAGAAGAACTTAGTGGATTCTCGGAACGTATTGCAAtccttaatataaaactgcCCGTGAACGGAGATAAAGAAGAGAGATGGTCTATTATACAGGCATATTCACCAACTGAATCTGATAAAAAAGAGGacgtaaaaacaattgagGAATTCTATGAAAATCTCCAAAACGCTATTGATAACGCACACAAAAACGTCATCGTGATGGGAGACTTTAATGGACAAATTGGGATTCAAAATAGTGGGGAAGAAAATACCATAGGAAACTATGGGTATGGAAATAGAAGCAAAAACGGAACAAGACTAGTAAACTTTGCACTGGAAAACAGATTAAGTATTctaaacagtttttataaaaggaaacCATCAAAAAAATGGACATGGATCTCACCCAATGGACAATATAGGAATGAAATCGATTTTATTATGTCTAATAATAGAAAAGCCTTCAAGAACATTTCGatcataaacaatttaaacttcCACACAGACCATAGGATGGTTCGAGTTGCGATGTCAGGAATGTTCAAGAAAACAAGacgatttcaaaataaacaattagcgGTACAATACTCAGGTGACCCTAaactattacttaataatcttCAAACATCTCTAGATGCCGCGGAATTAGAGAAGAAAGAATATCCATcgatacaagaaaaatacaacctattactaaatcaactaaaaacagtaaccagaaaaacaaacaaaagtatCAAGAAAGAAGTCTCACttacaatcaaacaattattacaagaACGAAAAGAACTTTTACGACAAAAGGAAATTAAAGGAAACCGCCAAAGAGTAACAGAAGTAAGCAAAAAGATCAGTGAACAACTtaggaaagaaagaaaaactaaaagatctaatacaATGAAAAGTTACATAGAAAAGACAGGAGGAATAAAAAAGGCATTGAAGGAGTTAAACTACAAAAAGGACTGGATACCAAGTATGAGAAAGAAAGATGGCAATAATACAGGTAAAAGActcgaaatattaaaaatcgctACAGAATTCTACCGAAACTTATACCGAAGTCAAAAAGAGAAAGacactataaaagaaaacgacGAAATAACTAATGAAGAATATATACCGGAAATAATGAAGGAAGAAAccataaaagcaataaatacacaaaaactcGATAAAGCCCCTGGATCTGATCTTGTTACAAACGAACTTCTAAAAGCAACGTTACCAGTAATCGCTCCAAGACttacagatatatttaatgaaattatcaaAACGGAAAACATTCCAGAGGATTGGACAAAATCTACAATTATACTACTACATAAAAAAGGTGACAAAGGAGATATAGCAAATTACAGACCAATCAGTTTAATGTCCAATATTTACAAagtgttttcaaaaataatattatctagaATCACAAACACACTTGAAGAAAATCAACCCAAAGAACAAGCTGGATTCCGTAgacatttttcaacaatagacCACATACACGCCCTTAGACAAATACTCcagaaatttaaagaatataacaaaatttactacataggGTTCGTGGATTTCAACAAAGCATTCGACACACTTGAACATAGATTTATCTGGGACGCATTAAAAGATCAAGGCGTACATGCAAAATACATACGGATACTGAAAAACGTATACACAAAAAGCACCGCACAAGTAAAACTAGAATCTATAGGCGAAGAATTTCCGGTTGAGAGAGGTGTACGCCAGGGAGACCCAATttcaccaaaaatatttgcagcAGTTCTGGAAAtgatattcagaaatctggaTTGGACGAATAAAGGACTAAATATAAATGGCGAAAATCTGAGTCACCTACGCTTTGCAGACGACCTAATCTTATTTTCGGAAAACCCGAAAACCCTAAAGGAAATGTTGCAACAGTTAGCGGAAGAAAGTAAGAAGGCAGGCCTGTCAATGAACTTAACGAAAACAAAAGTAATGTCTAACTCCTCACAAACAGAGTCCATAACAGTAAATGATGAAGAAATAGAGTATGTAAAGGAGTATGTGTATTTGGGACAGTTAATATCTACTGAGGAATGTAtgcaaaaagaaatagaaagaaGAATAACTAATACTTGGAAGAGATATTGGTCACTCAGTGAAGTCATGAAGAACCAGGATATGTCTATGAGGAACAAGAGGAGAATATACAATATGTGTATCTTACCATGCTTACTATATGGGTGCCAAACATGGGCATTGACAGAAGAACAAGcaaggaaaataaaagtttgtcaGAATGGAATGGAGAGAAGCACAATaggaattaaaagaaaagaccgagttaaactaaaatgtatcaaaaacaaaacaaaatttaagaatgcATACACAACATACAGGTGCTTAAAGTGGAGGTGGGCTGGACATATGATAAGAGAGAAGAAGGAGAAATGGACGAGAATAATaacagaatggcaaccacgagATAGTAAAAGAAACAGAGGCAGACAGACTAGAAGATGGGAGGACGACATCAAAAAAGTGGCGGGCCCAATATGGACGCGCATAGCGAAAAATAGAACAGAGTGGAAAtctttagaggaggcctatgtcgaAAGACAAGCTGAAATGTAGAAACGACCGTTTACCGATACCGGATttatgaaaagaaaagaaactgttaaaagttataaacgtatttgtaagaaaaattactgtaaaaataagttcagcaataaaggctattttattttatttattttatttattttatttttattaagacagAACCTAACGTATATTTTGTCATGATTGTTTGTGTCGAATATAGGAATTAGATTGAtaagagttttaatattaactggTGATGCCTTCATGATGCTTTCGGTTTTTATTGACATGATGATGAATAAAAATGTAGAATGCGTGTGtaattagatattattattattatttaattaacacactggcagcttttaataagctgatgcgcgtgtattatgggatttggagaaacttgtccagtctatttttaaaggtgttcacagatggtgcactgatcacactttccggaagcctattccagtcggccactacacggtttgggagaaagttctttagggaatttgtgttgtgttgagtggtcttaagttttaaagaactacccctcaaatgcgtattttcacttaaaatgaAGAGCTTCTCAATTCCTGGAACATTATAGTGGCCAGTGAGGATTTTATAGGTTTCAATGAGATTTCCTCGTAATCTCCTACTTCCTAAATCAGTAAGGTCAAGTGCTTTCAGACGCTCATTATAAGATTTCTTCCTGAATGACCTGATCATTTTCGTGGCGTTTCTTTGAACCCTTTCAACCAAACTAATATCCTTTATGAAATAAGGATCCCAAATGCTGTAGACATACTCTAATAGTTGtctaatgtaacatttatatatctttaagaGTGTTCTTGGTGACAGgcatttgaatgattttctCACTAAATAGAGCATGGAATTAGCCTTTTTCACTATATTCATAATGTGACATTCCCACTTCAAATCACAACTGATGGTAACACCCAAGTCTTTTTGCGTGAATACTGGAATTAACTGCTGTTGACCTAGGCGATAAGTAATGTGCGGATTTTTCTTTCCTATGTGCAATATTGTGCACTTATTAACATTTAGTGACAGAAGCCACTGCTTGGTCCAATCAAAAATATCATCCAAACCACCCTGTATTGCTTGAGATTGGGAGAGTGGATTTCCAAAAAATTTTATGTCGTCGGCAAAGATCGAATGTGAAATCTGTAGTGAGTTCTTCAGATCGGTCATGTAaagaataaaaagtaaagGGCCAAGTACTGATCCTTGAGGAATGCCACTCAGTACTTGTCGAGGCAAGGACAGTACATCTCCAATGCGAACTCGAAAACATCTTTCCGTAAGGTAATTCGTAATCCAAGCTAATATTTTTCCTCGGATCCCTAAGTGCTCTAACTTGCATAAAAGTCGGCGAACTGGGACACGGTCAAAAGCTTTTTCAAAATCTAGGTAGATTATATCTATAGGATCACCCCGGTCGAAACTTCTTACCCATTGATTCAGGCACATGAGAAGGTTAGTTGCGTCCTGGTACAAATCCATGCTGTTCGCAgggtattatattttcatcgaAAAGGAATTTCCTTAATTTCTCAGCTATAATCTTCTCCATACATTTGGATAATATACACGTAAGACTTATAGGTCGATAGTTGGAGGCTGATAATTTGTTACCtttcttaaatattggcaCAACATCAGCAGATTTCCAATCGGACGGTACAAGGCCTGTGTTTAGCGATGCATTCATAATTTTGGCTATGTTATCTGCGAGTGATTtgccacatttttttaatagtatggATGGAATGCCGTCTGGTCCTGACGCTGTTGTGTCGTCAAATGTATCTAGGGATTTTAAAACCATTTCACTCGTAATCTAGAAAGCATCAAAGGAAGCTTCAGTCCTGGAAAGTTTGATGTTCGGTATTGGTCCATCAGGTTCTGGGAAGTAATTTAACTCAAAGTTATCAGCAAACATTTCCGCTATCATTGATGGCTAAACAACAAGTTCATCTACCTCATTTTTTAAAACCGATGGAATTCCTGTTTTAGAGCTGAATTGTTTTCTAATGTATGCATAAAAAGATTTTGAGGAGGTATCAATGACATTTGATTCAAATTCACTTCGTCGTTTTCTtgtaagtttaattatttatatatctgtaTCTTTTGTACATGCTATCAGTCCTGGCTATTCTGTATAAACGCCATAgttcttttttcttcttagTTAGATGTAATATTTCGTGATTTATCCACGGCTTTTGTAGGTTTTTATTCTTGCTTTTAGTTTTAAGAggtatagattttttaattgcgTGTTGGATTTGATCTTTAAAGTTGATCCACAGATCATCTGATGAGCACCCTTGAATAATCAATGAATCAAGTTGGTTATTTAAACTAATGTAATCAGCTTTATAGAAATCATATTGGGTCTCTTTTTTAGACTTAACTTCAGTACCAATAATTTGTAGAGAGACCGTGAGTACCAAATGGTCACTTCTTCCAACTGGAGGATAATAACGTACCTCACTTATAAGAGTATCGTCATTGTAAAGGTACAAGGTCTAACGTTGACTCCTCGTCGTTTCTTTTTCTTGTGATTTGGTTTAcgaattgatttaaattgcTGTTAGAGAACATATTAAAGAAAGATTCACTTACTTTGTCTAGTTTTTTTACTTGGTTAAGAGGCCATTTTAAGTGTGGTAAATTGAAATCACCTATTATAAGTACCGTGTTCTCAAAGGACGCTTTATCGATTGTATCAAAAAGGACTTGGTCGGATTCTTGCATAGTGCAGGATGGAGGGCGGTACACACAAGCTAACAGAATTTTTATTCCTTTATATTCGACATCTAGCCATAGAGCCTCAACACGTGGATCGtggtagtttttatttactttggtataaatttttatgttattcgTTTCATATGCGGCATATATCAGAACTCCACCTCCGGGTCTATTCGCTCTATCTAGTCTATATAGGGTATAATGAGGTATAATAATTAGACTATCAGTCAATTTACTGTGTAAATGAGTTTCAGTTATCATTATCAAAGAAGGTTTGTGCGTTTGAACTTCAATAAGAAAAAGATCGAATTTTGCCGTTATGGATGCTAAGTtagtgtataaaatattaagttcggTTATATGAGGTAAAgctagttttttgtaattgttgTAATTTTTGGTATGttgttaacatattttatagtgaGATCTTTTTCACCCTTTTCGATCCTTAGGGCAAGTTCGTCTCGCAGACCTTTTAGCTGATCTCTTTGGTACGGGGTCATATCTGAATAAACTCTAACGGGTTTACCAATTTTActcttgttttttaaaatatcggtAGCGACGCGTTTATTCTCGAAGACGACTTTTATCGGACGTGGCTGTGAGGGGTTAACGACTGCCGGTTTACCTAAGCGAAACACATGCACTATCTTGGGGTCAGAGATTGGTATTGGATTGAAGACGTCAGCTATCTTAGCTTTGTCGTAATCCTTTCTTTCCTCTGAAGAACATGATTTTAATTCCGGTATACCAAACACAATAACATTGCAACTGCGCTTCTTTCTCTCctctatttcatttataacagTATCCAAGTTGACAATGGACGGTTGAGTGGTCTTCAGAACCTCGACCTCTTGTTGGAGCTCAGTAACCAATCTACGCAACTCTGGAACTTGTCTTAAACCGGTCTCACAGTCATTACAAAGATACGATAGTTTGTGCGTCTGAAGTCCAAAGACACGCAGTTCGGTCGCAGAAAGACCGTTGCATTTGTTACAAATGAGTCGGCAACACCCTTTGCAAGTTACTTTGACATTTTTCTCGTCCATTTTAGCAAGACACTTAAAACATTGAGACATGATGGGACtttttaatgtcaatatttttttttttctttgttttttgagGGTAGGTCTTTTACAGcacttttaaattactaattttttGAGTGTTACACAACAAATAGCTATGTTTCCAATAGTTCTAGCACAAGTTAAAAGTTTTCTCCAATCACATACACTTTTCACTACAATCGCGCGTATACAACCatataattagattaaaaaacacAGGAGCTGCGTAATACGATGTTGACAGGTTGACGACGCGGCGAGACCTGAATGAGagataataatgttattagatgaaatataaaatatagtaatacaCGATAACATAGGtatataaaacacacaaaatgtGGAAAAATTGGAAAAAGAATGAGCCACAAGTAAAATGCCACTTACCACAGTAACACGAACAACAAGAGCATAGTATCggcgaaaactattaaaagcCTAAGGCTAGTACTAGGCGGTGCTAGTCCTTTGTACGTTTGTGTCGTCTTACTACACAAGTACCTAAATCCTACCGACTGCGCCAAGTTTGTTATGAGGCAGTgactaaaacttgttttttaaagactttatataaaattatgtttacaatAAACTAGCGTTGAAGTTGGAATATGGAATAGAAGTCATTTTGAAAAGATCGGGATTTGATATTTAAAGGTTTGGGTAGGAGTAGGGATACATTAAGGGAACAAACAATgtcattaagtaattaatcatAACTTACCACTACGTAAACAAATGGTTAAACTTATATAAGGTAAAGAAATAGGAATTAGGTAAGTAACAATAGAAAGATTAATAATACAGTGGGGAACCCATAACATTGTGCAATTATGCAATTCCTCCAAAGTCTCCTCGAGGCTCACTGCAAAACAATCTAATCTAAAGAAATTGATCAAACTCTGCTCACATAGTGTTAGTAATACATCACGACTGGACATGATATCGACTGTGAATAATTAAGACTTTATTGGAAGTTCGGCTagaaattatttcaaatagtGAAAACTTGTTTTTGTAGACTATAAAACTgggtatttaaaaattgcttctatatatgtttataaaatcttccatagttttttttttattatttaattttagtcgataccaactccggggaaataaatacagataatgcaacatACTAGTTTACTAACCATTATGTTTTCGTCAGTATAATATGATTGCAAATATTAAAGAAGACAACTGAAAAAAGATTTGCCAAATTCACTGGTTTTTAAGATATCTGAGATCAAGAAatgttttcataatttatatctaCTAGTTTTAGTTAatgtaatgataataattcacaaaaaaatagcTATTGCTTAAATTTGTAGATATGAAAGTGGCCAATAAACGCAATAATGACCACGGGATATGATGGGacgacaattttttttttttcaagaaacAATTTTATAGTGGTTACGAAATAGGTCTTGTACCCTTTGCTTGCTTAGAAGCAAAACAGGGCTTTAGATCGATCTTATATTCGCGTTATAGGAAGTACTATATTCTTCGTCGGA
Proteins encoded:
- the LOC125061454 gene encoding protein ALP1-like: MWTAEKFAVDFQGCVKMDVQKIITLTVLVYLLRKRKRKISRKRQFWVHPLLCERKTKGLYYTYFLDLKMYEKRFFNYMRMSTNTFNLLLDTIKPKITGTGNNYRKCIPAEEKLVITIRYLATGCSLSHISHEYRIGLPTVSEIVFDVCEAIWEILKPIVMPQLTRDKWIQTAEGFQKYAQFPNCIGAIDGKHIRVIKPQHSGSLYYNYKNYFSIVLLAICDVNYKFLYVDIGAYGKCSDSSIYKDSVFYHRLLNNDLDIPSNNPIKENGQSMPFVLVGDEAFSLSEHMMRPYAGRNLNNVKTNFNYRLSRARRYIECTFGILANKWQILHRPLNVKKEFAVVIIKALCVLHNFVRERDGYDFKDTLTVPEALLEIPACLPNRANRTSTEYRDIFANYFSTDGRLPWHNL
- the LOC125061465 gene encoding uncharacterized protein LOC125061465 translates to MANFDTERFIIEVENRRGLWDLASNDYSNKDVKRQLWLEVVDIFGGESMEDKEKAELGITLQKRWKNLRDCFTRELRRLKDVKSGSAAKRKSQYTYFNQLLFLKSVLDTNATENSLEEASQENESARSSDLETQQSASKSLRTKRKKKIPNEESDTDPLISVLHKTIATTQNDSNCDRLFLLSLLERFQTIPAAMKTKAKMEIMEIIEKYQPNCTPTNRPSYSGYSTTNRISDDSNYSDTHTHYSDISQNSEMIDLFPNLND